One genomic window of Desulfuromonas sp. AOP6 includes the following:
- the nikR gene encoding nickel-responsive transcriptional regulator NikR, translating into MADLTRFGISMDERLLSRFDELITGKGYVNRSEAIRDLIRNALVEDRWARDDEEIVGTVTLVYDHHTRDLGDKLIERQHTHHQAIISTLHVHLDAHHCLEVLVVKGTSAKVRHLADELIGTRGVKHGKLVTTTTGQDLA; encoded by the coding sequence ATGGCCGATCTGACACGCTTCGGCATTTCCATGGATGAGCGACTGCTGTCGCGCTTCGATGAACTCATCACCGGCAAGGGCTACGTCAACCGCTCCGAGGCCATTCGCGATCTCATTCGCAATGCCCTGGTGGAAGACCGCTGGGCCCGGGATGACGAGGAAATCGTCGGCACGGTGACCCTGGTCTATGATCACCATACCCGTGATCTGGGAGACAAACTTATCGAGCGCCAGCATACCCACCATCAGGCCATCATCTCGACCCTGCATGTCCACCTCGACGCCCATCACTGTCTGGAGGTCCTGGTCGTCAAGGGGACGTCCGCCAAGGTCAGGCATTTGGCCGACGAACTCATCGGTACCCGCGGCGTCAAGCACGGCAAACTGGTCACTACCACAACGGGCCAGGACCTGGCCTGA